The following are encoded together in the Triticum dicoccoides isolate Atlit2015 ecotype Zavitan chromosome 6B, WEW_v2.0, whole genome shotgun sequence genome:
- the LOC119322993 gene encoding GDSL esterase/lipase At2g27360-like, producing the protein MGSRRFSSGVSTVILAISVVALLNTDVALCGCSYKRIFAFGDSLIDTGNLLYSVGNRASPIKELPYGMTFFKHPTGRITDGRVVVDFYTEAFGLPLLPPSIPEEATGQFPTGANFAVGGAIALPLEYYKTKYNFTMNAPSNLDRQLASFKKILARIAPGNGATRSLLNESLVLMGEIGGNDYNFWFSDRRRPRETPEKYLPDVVARIGAAVQEVINLGARTIVVPGNFPIGCLPAYLGAHQSNVKADYDELHCLKWYNEFSQKHNQVLRQEIARLRSQNPGVKVVYADYYGAAMQFVQKPQAYGIADPLVACCNGNGPYHTGGACNNQTKLWGSPDRFASWDGLHMTEKAYKIVSDGVLDGPFADTPLRHTC; encoded by the exons ATGGGGAGTCGCAGGTTCTCCTCCGGCGTGTCCACTGTCATCCTCGCCATCTCCGTCGTGGCGCTTCTCAACACCGACGTGGCGCTGTGCGGCTGCAGCTACAAGCGTATCTTCGCGTTCGGTGACTCCCTCATCGACACCGGCAACTTGTTATACTCCGTCGGCAACAGGGCGTCGCCAATCAAGGAGCTCCCCTACGGCATGACCTTCTTCAAGCACCCCACCGGCCGCATCACCGACGGCCGTGTCGTCGTCGACTTCTACA CGGAGGCGTTCGGTCTGCCGCTGCTGCCGCCGAGCATCCCGGAGGAGGCGACCGGGCAGTTCCCCACCGGCGCCAACTTCGCCGTGGGGGGCGCCATCGCACTTCCACTGGAGTACTACAAGACCAAATACAACTTCACGATGAACGCGCCTTCCAACCTCGACCGGCAGCTCGCGTCCTTCAAGAAGATCCTTGCGCGCATCGCTCCCGGGAACG GCGCCACGAGGTCTCTCCTCAACGAGTCCCTGGTGCTGATGGGCGAGATCGGCGGGAACGACTACAACTTCTGGTTCAGTGACCGCCGGAGACCCCGTGAAACGCCGGAGAAGTACCTGCCCGACGTGGTCGCCCGCATCGGCGCCGCCGTGCAGGAGGTGATCAACCTCGGCGCCAGGACGATCGTCGTCCCTGGCAACTTCCCCATCGGGTGCTTGCCGGCGTACCTGGGCGCCCACCAGAGCAACGTCAAGGCTGACTACGACGAGCTCCACTGCCTCAAGTGGTATAACGAATTCTCCCAGAAGCACAACCAGGTGCTGCGGCAGGAGATCGCGCGGCTCCGGTCGCAGAACCCTGGCGTCAAGGTCGTCTACGCTGACTACTACGGCGCCGCCATGCAGTTCGTCCAAAAGCCGCAGGCGTACGGCATCGCCGACCCGCTCGTGGCGTGCTGCAACGGCAATGGGCCGTACCACACCGGCGGGGCGTGCAACAACCAGACGAAACTCTGGGGCAGCCCCGACCGCTTCGCCAGCTGGGACGGCCTGCACATGACGGAGAAGGCGTACAAGATTGTCTCCGACGGGGTGCTGGACGGGCCATTCGCCGACACACCGCTGCGCCATACTTGCTAG